A single window of Osmia bicornis bicornis chromosome 14, iOsmBic2.1, whole genome shotgun sequence DNA harbors:
- the LOC123988459 gene encoding cytochrome P450 6a2-like — MASYFEILLSIAVILIAFYYYVVSNFDFWKKRGVAGPMPIPFFGNTKDLLFANISISHYVHTTYDQYKNESMIGFYLMKKPSLILNDPELIKHVLIRDFSNFADRGALVHEKAEPLSTHLFNLEAERWRPLRARLSPIFTSGKLKEMFYLIVECSQHLEKYLAKEVEKGKPLECRELTARFMTDVIGSCAFGIEMNALADERCEFRQKGRDVFDASSFENIFRNRMRHFFPKLYDLLGDIIPERRFSSFFTKAVTDTIKYRQENDIVRPDFINMLMELKAHPEKLNNIELTDSLLTAQAFVFFLAGFETSSTTISNALYELAVNQDIQNKLREEIMEYCSKDKGELKYETVKEMEYLDKVFKETLRMYPPGSLLFRNAISNYTFDGTKVSIPKGTTIWIPVFALQRNSDIYPNPDSFDPERFNEDAVAARHPMHYLPFGDGPRNCIGARFAIYQTKIGLIAILRNYKVDVCEKTSIPYEFDPAAFLLTPKKGIYLKFTKVQS, encoded by the exons ATGGCGAGCTACTTCGAAATTCTACTCTCTATCGCAGTGATACTTATTGCATTCTACTATTATGTTGTATCAAACTTTGATTTTTGGAAAAAACGTGGAGTAGCTGGGCCAATGCCGATACCATTCTTTGGAAACACTAAGGATTTACTGTTTGCTAACATATCCATAAGTCATTATGTACATACCACGTACGatcaatataaaaatgaatcaatGATCGGGTTTTATTTAATGAAGAAACCAAGTCTTATATTGAATGATCCAGAGCTTATCAAACACGTTCTCATTAGAGATTTCTCAAACTTTGCAGATCGAGGAGCTCTTGTTCATGAGAAG GCAGAGCCACTCTCAACACATCTCTTCAACTTAGAAGCAGAAAGATGGCGACCATTGAGAGCGAGGCTCTCCCCTATATTTACATCTGGGAAACTGAAAGAAATGTTCTATCTCATAGTCGAATGCTCGCAAcatttggaaaaatatttggCTAAAGAGGTTGAAAAAGGAAAGCCTTTGGAATGTCGAGAATTAACAGCAAGATTCATGACTGACGTGATTGGTAGTTGTGCTTTCGGAATTGAAATGAATGCACTAGCAGACGAGAGATGCGAATTCCGTCAAAAGGGTAGAGACGTCTTCGATGCATCGTCTTTCGAAAACATCTTTCGAAATAGAATGAGACACTTCTTCCCTAAGCTGTACGATTTGCTTGGTGATATAATACCCGAAAGAAGATTCTCCTCATTTTTCACCAAAGCTGTTACAGACACTATAAAATACAGGCAAGAGAATGACATCGTTAGACCAGATTTCATCAACATGCTTATGGAACTTAAAGCGCATCCAGAGAAACTGAACAATATCG AATTGACGGACTCTTTACTGACTGCGCAAGCATTCGTGTTCTTCCTCGCGGGTTTCGAAACCTCATCGACGACGATTAGCAATGCTCTTTATGAATTAGCCGTAAATCAAGATATACAAAATAAACTACGAGAAGAAATAATGGAGTACTGCTCTAAAGACAAAGGAGAGTTGAAATACGAGACTGtaaaagaaatggaatatttagATAAAGTATTTAAAG AAACGTTAAGAATGTACCCACCTGGATCATTACTATTTCGAAATGCAATATCAAACTACACTTTTGATGGCACTAAGGTTTCAATACCAAAGGGTACAACAATCTGGATCCCAGTGTTTGCCTTGCAACGAAATTCTGATATTTATCCAAATCCTGATTCTTTCGATCCGGAAAGGTTCAATGAAGACGCTGTTGCAGCTCGACATCCCATGCACTATTTACCATTCGGTGATGGACCAAGAAATTGCATTG GTGCACGTTTCGCAATTTATCAAACCAAAATTGGCCTTATTGCAATTCTACGGAATTACAAAGTGGACGTTTGTGAAAAGACAAGCATTCCTTACGAATTTGATCCAGCTGCGTTTTTATTAACACCAAAAAAAGGGATATACTTGAAGTTCACAAAAGTACAAAGTTAA